Within the Channa argus isolate prfri chromosome 12, Channa argus male v1.0, whole genome shotgun sequence genome, the region CAAGTTGTAGTAACATCTCAAGGAtgttcagtggaaacaggatgcaccagagctcaattttgactGTCATGGCAAAGTCCATGAACACTTATCGACATGCGATTCCTGTGTTCATGTTTCTCCTTTTAGATGCTGCGTTTGATTTTTCgttactttgattaaaaataaggcGGGATCGCTCTGTTAATGACCTCTCCTTTTATTCAGCTCTTCACTGCTATAACATCAAATGTGTATAATTATAGGGATGTTTACCATCCTAATAAACAGTTTTGTTCCAACACTAAAAAAAAGATAACTAACAGTACGTTTGCTTAAatgacaccttcactgattttgaactttctcctttctgttcttgtttgggtaatacatgtacataaatgccattaaacttcatCTATATCAAAatttctctctacttctagccgCTAACTGCCTCCAGATCACTTGAAAGGAACCTTAAGTTCacattatgttatcttgttccACTTACTGTGGAGATTGTACTCATAGGgaatctgcttttccagagatcctccagatgacattatatGAACtactaatgataaaaaacaccTCCAGTTGATGTCCTCCGATGGGGGGCTtcaatttttataatattttaatatagtcagcgggaaatttaaaagcatgaatgtacatttacacactatatcaagccatagaaagcaagttaaaaataacaaattaataaaacatttaaggtGAAAATTCAACAAATTTAATTCTAGAGTTTATGCTGTTAAGTTATGTGAATCATAATTGTATGGGGGAGTGACTTAAAGTTCAAACAACTATGATAATCTagactaaacaaataaaaataactaaaatctgCCGTGTCTAGAATAGTTACACCTGCAGGTTAGGTACTGCTTTTGTGTAAATAGTTTTTTGCCTTCTGTTGGACTGGAATTGCATGAATACGGCTTAAATGGCTACGGTTACTTTGTAATGTATCCACCACCTAGATGTAGACAAATTTTCATGCTTACATTCATCACCTGACCTGAAACCAAATGACGATGTATTTCACTTCCTAAAAGCAAAATCGTTAGCAGGAACTGAAGGCAGCACCAGTAAAAGTAGATGACTACAAAATACTTGCAACCACGAGTTCTATAATCAAAGTCTATAAATACAAGTGGTTGTAATTCTTACATGTCTCGTCTAATACATTTAATGAAATCTTTATATTGAAGTtgagataaatagatagatttTTATCATTAAGatgatagaaaaataaaaaaaaatatgtataaaaaataaatacattttgggcCATTGAACTACACATCGTAACCCACAAttacaaagttaaaatatattcttgcacatgtattaaatatttaaaacaaatttttttatgaaatttttttgtcagtgctaatattatatatagccattttactttttttttgtcctttcggcttatcccgtgagttcagagtcgccacagtgggtcactgtccacatgttgataAATGcaaatttggcacagtttttacgtcagatgcccttcgtgacgcaaccatccccaattcTAATGGGcttcaaagacacaaaactaGACTCAGACTCCTGTTATAACCATATAATTCCATTATAGGTCATGAACATCTCTGCAGGGCACTAGTATATTACCATGCCTGCATGTTATCTGCCTGACATTGTCAAGTCAATGACATagttgcatttattttctgtgaatttTTAATctaatgaaaggaaaggaagcCGTTGTGTTCTGTTGAAAGTCCAATCTGACACTGTAGGTGGCAGTGAACCTGTGACTGTGTAAAGACAAGAATAAAATTTGTAACTATGTATACATGTCATATCTGATTGGCCAATCAAACAGTGTATTGTCATTTAAAAGTGGAGGAAGTGTTGAGATGTTTTTCATTTGGCACAGAAATTTGTGCACGATGACAActtcatttttggttttctttctcaCATATCTGTTTTGTGAGAACATGGGTGAGTTTGAATATATAGTTCACactttcattattaaaatgtatggaCACTTATCATTGTAATGATGTTAATAATTTTACTGTGCTCATTTTACCATGCAtaacttttgtgtgtttcttttgtcttaTGATGTTTAGCTCAGATGACTGAACTGAAATCTGTTCATCAAGAGAATGGCTTTGTATCAGTTATTGTTGGTGGCGAAGTGACTTTGCAATGTTTCTATGAAGGTGTTGCTTCAAGGCTTTACTGGTTTAAACAAACTCTGGGACAGAAACCAAGGCTCATCTCTACTTTCTACAACAGTGAAAGAAATGGTGTTCTTTATAATGAATTCTACAAAAACCCACGCTTCACACTGGATAATAAAAACGGAGAAACacacttaaaaattaaaaatgtgctaaTTTCAGATTCAGCTACTTACTACTGTGTAAGCAGTTACACATATAATTTTGAATTTGGGGAGGGTACTACTGTCAGTGTAAAAGGTTcagctttgtttcatcagtcagTATCTGGGACCATCCAGCCAGGAGGGTCTGTTACTCTACACTGTACAGTTCACACTGGGACCTGTGATGGAGAACATAGGGTTTACTGGTTCAAAGACACGCAACCGGGAATCATTTACACCCATGGAGACAGGAATAGTCAGTGTGAGACAAAACCTGAGACCCAAACTCACACCTGCATCTACAACTTGCCAATGAAGAACCTGAATCTTTCTCATGCTGGGACCTACCACTGTGCTGTTGCCTCATGTGGACACATAGTGTTTGGAAAGGGAATCCAGCTGAACTTTGAGTGTAAGTAACTTTGTGGTAGATCTGAAAGGactttcatgttttctccttgacttagagttttgctgccttgtaccttccttgtaagtcgctttggataaaagcatctgctaaatgactaaatgtagatgttgattaaaaaaaattactacacCTCATGCATGAACCGCTAATTTGTCCTATGTTTTGAATTTGCAGATAAGGTGGAAACTCTTATTTTGGTGAATTTGTTGAGTGGAGCATTGATAGTGAGCATGATTTTCAGCATTGTTTTGGCTTTCATACTGTACAAGATGAATAAGAGAAAAAACAGCCAATCTACAGGTAAGTGACACCATTTGTCTTAATCAGAAAGCAAAGCCTCTAAATTAAAGATCTTTTCGTGTTTATTCCATATAGAGCCTCAATCAAGACTTTCTGTAAATTCAGAGGTGAGTTTTTAGTAACAGTTTTgaattatgataaaaaaaattattatattaattatgataaaaatgcatgtatagcctgacatttattttctgacagATCTTTTCTTGTCAATTATATTATGTTAAAAGAGTTACCAAGACGTGCACAACCTCCATTATTCTAGTTTGAGGGTAGACACTGCCAGAAGACCAAGACGACAGTGGAACACCAATAGGACGGAATGTCTGTACTCTAACATAAAGCAGTAAAACTAGTTTTggacttttcatttgttttcagtattgttttacttttggcTTGCAGTAAATTTGATCTCTTTAACCTTTGCTAATGTTTGATCAGCCTGTGTCATTTCGGTCTGTGTAATTTCAATCAGTATGTCTCCACTGGTTACTTGtctttttaaagtcattaaTGCTGGCTATTAGCTGTTAGTTATTTTTTGTGATTAAACAGTAAAAGTATAAGTCATTTATTGATCCTCCACATTTGACTGTTAGAATTTAAAGGTGACAAAGTTAAGTCTTGTAACTGTTTGTattatgtgtattttcttttgtaaaacatCCAATACatgtacaataattaaatgTTACCTTTCTTTGACACattgtgtgaatatgtgtttgAATATATCACAAATATCATCTACTTGGTGAATTGACCGCTTCTATGTCAAAAAGTTAAGTTATCTCTTCATGGCACATTGTTGAAATGAGGATACTCTGCAGGCCAAACAAGGCTAAAGCATTTGCCGTTAAACAGGAACGATGACCTTGTCTATCTTTAAATTAAGTGTCAAGTGTGGTTTTCACAAGAGGTCTATGGGGacttgcacatacagtacaatttacttatttattttatcctttcggcttatcctgtgagttcagggtcaccacagcagatcattgtccgcatgttgatttggcacagttggTTACGCTGGGtacccttcctgatgcaaccatcACTAATTTCTACAGATTCCCTTAATGGTAAAGATtatacaaacatataaaaagtTGGCGTCATTTGATACTACTACTAACTACTGACACCAACAGTTACTGAAATCCTGAAACAGTAGAGAtcacagagaaaggaaaaatgttttgaatacaCATGAAGTTGTGTAGCACAACCAGGACACTTTTAAGAGCCAATCAcctggccaaactgagcaatcgggAGAGAATGACTTTAGCGAGACTGATGACAAAGAACCTGAGGATCACTCTGACTGAGGCCTACAGATCATTTGTGTAGCTGGGACAAAGTTTCATaaggacaaccatcactgcagccctccaccgatctgggctttatggcagaATGACTAGACAGAACTTGAACATGACAGCTTGCTGTATGCCCAGATTCAGTAATAGTATACTATCAAACTAGTATTTTTATACTGCATTCTACTAATGAATCCATGGGTTTTCTTAGCAAGGCTTGACAGCAAGAAGGTGATGTCTGAGTGAGTAACCAAGTAAGAGACTGGACTAGAATAAGAACATCAGACTGGCTTTTACTTATGGGCGAAAGCTAAATTACATACAGGATTCAAAACAGACATGGGAGCTGGCATTGCTGTTGGACCGTTAAGTAATACGTTATTACTTGGCTTGCTGCAACTTCTTGTGtgttaataaagtttttgttttttgatctGGACGCTTGAAGTTGTAAtatgagtttttcctctctaacATTACTTGGTATTTTACTttaggttttactttttttccaGGTAATTCAAATTATGTTTAGTTATTACTGCTTgctgttctgtttctgtttgcagaAACATTGACGGAAGAaaactatataaatatacatttatccTTCAGGATACAACTTGGTTCTAATGACTTTGATTTAACCCACATTAGATTATTGCAGAAAGCTGAGATTATATTTTAGTGTCACCATTAAGTTGCTGTTTTTACTCATCTTTAATGTGACGCTTTTGTTGCCAGTTCATAAACACTTATGGACATGTTTATAACTGTTTATAAACAATAAGTGTttataatcagttaataaacaATTGCACATGTACCATAGTTGGTGAGAAGGACTCAAACCACGGCTGATATTTACAGCAGtgatttaaaagtagaattacaGTCAGCTTTGTGAGAGAAGCTGGTCCACTGTACTACATGGTTGTACAACCTTATGTGAAGTAATTGAATCTtcaatatatacatttttgacaGTCATTAGTATTATTCATATCATATCAGCCAGATTATATATGGACCtccaatatttgtatttataatctCGTGAAAACtaaggttaaaaaaattaattaagatacagctgttattttaaagcctatgtttaatgtaaaaatgtgttggaCTGAACCCAGCATCTattaatcagaatcagaaatcagtatcagaaaactgtttattgccaggcacAGTTCAGAACACGTAATAGtactaggaatttgtcttggtgtcaggtGCATACAAATGATCTAGAATATAAAGTTAGAATGCAAAGGTGGGACAAACAATAATTAGAAAGTatatacacagagacagaataaattaccataaaaataaaataagctcaCATCTGCCTCTTTAATGGTGAGAGGTGTGATGGGCAGAGGGAGGATCACCCACACAGCTTGGTGTGATGAGGTGTGAAGCTGTGTGGGTGATACAGGTGAGAAAGTGGAGGGGGCTGATCAATTGTTGGTGGAGGGTATCCGGTCTGTCTCATTGTCTTTCAAAGCGGCAGTAAAACTCATTCACGCTGTTGGTCAGTCAGAGAGTGGGGGGCTTTAGGCTTGTAGCTAGTGATTGCTTTCAGCCCTTCCATATAGAGGCAGAGTCCTTTGTGAGAATTTCTGTTCCATTCTCTCACCATGCGCTGGATTAGCTCTGATCACCTCTTTGCTAAATCTGTCATTAGCCtctctgtatttgtctttgtctccattTCTGAATGTGGCCTCTTTCTCTGACCTCAGCTACCTGAAATTAGCTGTGAACCAGGGTTTGTCATTGTTAGAACTCACCATGGTGCACGATGGAATGACTTGACTTGAGTTGATTTCGGCAGTCACAGTGTCCATGTACTCATCCAGACCAGTAGTTGCAGACCTAAAAACATCCCAGTTCGTACAGCTTTACTGGTCCACTTTTTTGATGTCCTCACAGAaggtttgcagtgttttaatatctgtctgtatgctggaatcAGGTGCACCATGATGTGGTCAGACTGGCCCAGTGCAGCGCGAGGAACGGCATGATAAGCAGCGCTGATGGTGGTGTAGCAGTGGTCTAGTACATTCTTTGGTCGGGCACTTAATAAACTGTTTGCATTTGGGGAGTTTGTGAGAGAGATGACCTTTGTTAAAGTCTCCTGGGACAATAACCAAGGCATCTGGGTTTGTCGGTTCCACACACAGTATCATGTCAGCCAGCATGCGCTGCGCCTCACACATGTTGCTTTGTGGCGGAATGAAAACACCAACAAGTATAAATGAGGAAAACTCATGGGGTGAATAAAAAGGCTTCAAGTTAATGATGAAGGCATCCAGGTCTCGGGAGAAGTGCATAGGTTTTGTTCAGCAGCAGGGTCAactcatccattttttttttaagtgagcGTACATTAGAGAGGAATATACCTGGGAGCGAAGTGCGTATTCCAGGCCGACGGAGACGCACAAGCCCCCCTGAGCTTTTACCTGTTCTGCAGGGTCTCAATTTGTTGTTCACCTTCTTTATCAAAACAGCAAGTAACTCTGCAGTagaagccagaaaaaaaaataag harbors:
- the LOC137137743 gene encoding immunoglobulin kappa light chain-like, whose translation is MTTSFLVFFLTYLFCENMAQMTELKSVHQENGFVSVIVGGEVTLQCFYEGVASRLYWFKQTLGQKPRLISTFYNSERNGVLYNEFYKNPRFTLDNKNGETHLKIKNVLISDSATYYCVSSYTYNFEFGEGTTVSVKGSALFHQSVSGTIQPGGSVTLHCTVHTGTCDGEHRVYWFKDTQPGIIYTHGDRNSQCETKPETQTHTCIYNLPMKNLNLSHAGTYHCAVASCGHIVFGKGIQLNFEYKVETLILVNLLSGALIVSMIFSIVLAFILYKMNKRKNSQSTEPQSRLSVNSESYQDVHNLHYSSLRVDTARRPRRQWNTNRTECLYSNIKQ